In Malaclemys terrapin pileata isolate rMalTer1 chromosome 11, rMalTer1.hap1, whole genome shotgun sequence, a single genomic region encodes these proteins:
- the FZD7 gene encoding frizzled-7 → MWAAAAASLGLAALLGALLGVPAGSAAQQYHGEKGISVPDHGFCQPISIPLCTDIAYNQTILPNLLGHTNQEDAGLEVHQFYPLVKVQCSAELKFFLCSMYAPVCTVLEQAIPPCRSLCERARQGCEALMNKFGFQWPERLRCENFPVHGAGEICVGQNTSEAPGRAGTGAGGPTAYPTPYLPGLLTPPPPHAGFAFSCPRQLQVPPYLGYRFLGERDCGAPCEPGRPHGLMYFKEAEVRFARLWVGVWSVLCCASTLFTVLTYLVDMRRFSYPERPIIFLSGCYFMVAVAHVAGFLLEERAVCVERFSEEGYRTVAQGTKKEGCTILFMILYFFGMASSIWWVILSLTWFLAAGMKWGHEAIEANSQYFHLAAWAVPAVKTITILAMGQVDGDVLSGVCYVGLSSVDSLRGFVLAPLFVYLFIGTSFLLAGFVSLFRIRTIMKHDGSKTEKLEKLMVRIGVFSVLYTVPATIVLACYFYEQAFRETWEKTWLLQTCKSYAVPCPGHFAPMSPDFTVFMIKYLMTMIVGITTGFWIWSGKTLQSWRRFYHRLSSGSKGETAV, encoded by the coding sequence ATGTGGGCTGCAGCGGCTGCCTCTCTGGGCCTGGCCGCCCTCCTGGGCGCCCTGCTGGGAGTGCCCGCGGGCTCGGCGGCCCAGCAGTACCACGGCGAGAAGGGCATCTCGGTGCCGGACCACGGCTTCTGCCAGCCCATCTCCATCCCGCTGTGCACCGACATCGCCTACAACCAGACCATCCTGCCCAACCTGCTGGGCCACACCAACCAGGAGGACGCCGGGCTGGAGGTGCACCAGTTCTACCCGCTGGTCAAGGTGCAGTGCTCGGCCGAGCTCAAGTTCTTCCTGTGCTCCATGTACGCGCCGGTGTGCACGGTGCTGGAGCAGGCCATCCCGCCCTGCCGCTCTCTGTGCGAGCGGGCCCGCCAGGGCTGCGAGGCGCTCATGAACAAGTTCGGCTTCCAGTGGCCCGAGCGCCTGCGCTGCGAGAACTTCCCCGTGCACGGCGCGGGCGAGATCTGCGTGGGCCAGAACACCTCGgaggcccccggccgagcagggACAGGGGCCGGCGGCCCCACCGcctaccccaccccctacctgcccGGCCTCCTCACCCCGCCGCCGCCCCACGCCGGCTTCGCCTTCTCCTGCCCCCGGCAGCTTCAGGTGCCCCCTTACCTGGGCTACCGCTTCCTGGGGGAGCGGGACTGCGGAGCGCCCTGCGAGCCCGGCCGCCCCCACGGGCTGATGTACTTCAAGGAGGCGGAGGTGCGGTTCGCCCGGCTGTGGGTGGGCGTCTGGTCGGTGCTGTGCTGCGCCTCCACCCTCTTCACCGTGCTGACCTACCTGGTGGACATGCGGCGTTTCAGCTACCCGGAGCGGCCCATCATCTTCCTCTCGGGCTGCTACTTCATGGTGGCCGTGGCCCACGTGGCCGGCTTCCTGCTGGAGGAGCGGGCGGTGTGCGTGGAGCGCTTCTCGGAGGAGGGCTACCGCACCGTGGCGCAGGGCACCAAGAAGGAAGGCTGCACCATCCTCTTCATGATCCTCTACTTCTTCGGCATGGCCAGCTCCATCTGGTGGGTGATCCTGTCCCTCACCTGGTTCCTGGCCGCCGGCATGAAGTGGGGCCACGAGGCCATCGAGGCCAACTCGCAGTATTTCCACCTGGCCGCCTGGGCCGTGCCGGCCGTCAAGaccatcaccatcctggccaTGGGGCAGGTGGACGGGGACGTGCTGAGCGGGGTCTGCTACGTGGGCCTCTCCAGCGTGGACTCGCTGCGGGGCTTCGTGCTGGCCCCGCTCTTCGTCTATCTCTTCATCGGCACCTCCTTCCTGCTGGCCGGCTTCGTCTCCCTCTTCCGCATCCGCACCATCATGAAGCACGACGGCAGCAAGACGGAGAAGCTGGAGAAGCTGATGGTGAGGATCGGGGTCTTCAGTGTGCTCTACACCGTGCCCGCCACCATCGTCCTGGCCTGCTACTTCTACGAGCAGGCCTTCCGCGAGACCTGGGAGAAGACGTGGCTGCTGCAGACCTGCAAAAGCTACGCCGTGCCCTGCCCCGGTCACTTCGCCCCCATGAGCCCGGACTTCACCGTCTTCATGATCAAGTATCTCATGACTATGATCGTGGGCATCACCACCGGCTTCTGGATCTGGTCCGGCAAAACCCTCCAGTCCTGGCGGCGCTTCTACCATAGGCTCAGCAGCGGCAGCAAAGGGGAGACAGCGGTATGA